Part of the Verrucomicrobiota bacterium genome, TGCCTTTGAGCCGGACGGCGACGCGGGGAGCCGAGCCTTCGTTGCGAAACACCCCGGCCACTTCGTTCAAATTATTCATCACTACGTCCAGGTCCCCGTCATTGTCCAGGTCCGCCAGCGCCATGCCCTGCGAGATTCCGATTGCGTTGAAGCCCCAGGCTGCACCTACTTCCTCAAACGTCAGGTCGCCTCGATTTCTGAAAATCATGTTGGGAGATTTGTAGTCCGGGAAAAAGCGGATCAGGCTCATTGCTTCCGACGGAGTGAGTTGCTTGCCGGTCTTCGCGGACTCATATCGGGTGGCCATGTCTGCGTTTTGGAAGTCGCGCAATTGGCCGTTGGTCACCAGGATGTCTTCATACCCGTCCAGATCGACGTCCAGAAAGATCGGCCCCCACGACCACTCAGAGGCTTCGACGCCGCTGTAAAAAGAGATTTCGGCAAAGGTCGTGTCGCCGCGATTGACCAGCAGCGTATTGCGGAGTTGCTGGAGCCGCAGATCGATCGGCCCGGGCGGCGCGCGCCCAGAACGGCTCTGAGAAATCTGGACGTGCCGATTCACATGATCGCGGCTGAGCATATCGACCACGAAAAAATCGACCGCCCCGTCGCGGTCGATGTCCGCAAAATCCACTCCCATGGAAAAGGTGCTCGTGTCGCGCAGCGAAAGGTTGTCCAGCGCGCGAAAGCGGCCGCGTCCGTCATTGATCCAGATTCGGTCCGGGGTGTAGAGATCGTTACAGACGTAAATATCCGGGGCGCCGTCGACGTTGATGTCGTGGAATTGCACGGCCAGGCCCCAGTCTCGCGGCGGCTCGCGCAAGGGCCGTCCCTTTTCATCGAGAAAAGCGCCGTCCGTGAAGGGAACGACCGTGAATTTTCCCTTGCCATCGTTCAGAAACAGGAAGTCCGCCTCGCCGAGTTCCAGGACGCTGCCAGCCGGCGTCACGACAAAGCGATTGGTGAACTCCGGCGACGTGGCGGGCTGGCCGTTGACGTGCGTGACCACGTGGCGGTCGCCGATGGGACGCACGGAGAAACGCGTAGTGATCTGATCCTGGATGGTGGTGGGCCGAAAATTGGCCACGTAAAGATCAAGGTCGCCGTCCCCTTCAATATCCGCCAGCGCCATGGACATGCTGCCGGCTTTGGACGCCACGCCGGATTGCGCCGTGATTTCCTGGAAACGCGCCTTGCCATCGTTCTGAAAGATGCGCGTGCCGCCTCCGAGAGAATTCACCAGCAAATCGAGGTCACCGTCTCCGTCAATGTCCGCAAACGCCGCCGCGGTGGCATCGTCCCTGGCAGAAGCCACGCCCGCCGCCGCCGTGATGTCCTCGAATCTCCAATTTCCCAGGTTGCGGTAAAGGACGTTGTCGCTGTCCAGTCCGCAGAAATAGAGATCGTAAAGACCGTCGCCGTCCACATCGCCCGCGGCGACGCCCGAACCGCTCAGCAGATTTCGATTCGACAGAGAACGGTCGTCTGAAAGCCGATTGGTGAAAGCGATTCCGGTCGCGGACGAATCCAGACGGGCGAAGCCCGTCTTCCCGGTCGTGACCTTGACGGGCGCCGACTTGAATCCTGGACCAGGCTGCGCAGACAACTCCCCATGGAGCCGCATCGGGCTTGCGATTAGCGTCAAAAGGACCAGGCAATGTGCTTCTCTCGTATTCACCAAGCTCTGCTCACGACCGCGGAACGACCTTGTTTCGGTTCATTCGTCGGGAGCGGAAACTAAGCGATTCTCATTGCCGTTGCGATGCTTTCTTCTTGATCAGTCGTTCGCCCGATTGGTCCACTGGCCCAACTTGGATTTCTTGATCG contains:
- a CDS encoding VCBS repeat-containing protein → MRLHGELSAQPGPGFKSAPVKVTTGKTGFARLDSSATGIAFTNRLSDDRSLSNRNLLSGSGVAAGDVDGDGLYDLYFCGLDSDNVLYRNLGNWRFEDITAAAGVASARDDATAAAFADIDGDGDLDLLVNSLGGGTRIFQNDGKARFQEITAQSGVASKAGSMSMALADIEGDGDLDLYVANFRPTTIQDQITTRFSVRPIGDRHVVTHVNGQPATSPEFTNRFVVTPAGSVLELGEADFLFLNDGKGKFTVVPFTDGAFLDEKGRPLREPPRDWGLAVQFHDINVDGAPDIYVCNDLYTPDRIWINDGRGRFRALDNLSLRDTSTFSMGVDFADIDRDGAVDFFVVDMLSRDHVNRHVQISQSRSGRAPPGPIDLRLQQLRNTLLVNRGDTTFAEISFYSGVEASEWSWGPIFLDVDLDGYEDILVTNGQLRDFQNADMATRYESAKTGKQLTPSEAMSLIRFFPDYKSPNMIFRNRGDLTFEEVGAAWGFNAIGISQGMALADLDNDGDLDVVMNNLNEVAGVFRNEGSAPRVAVRLKG